Genomic DNA from Candidatus Margulisiibacteriota bacterium:
GTGAAAGAGTAGACTATCAAACTGGACCTGTTATTTGGGGCGAGCCGGGTACGAATGGGCAACATGCCTTTTATCAACTTATTCACCAAGGAACAAAGCTTATTCCTTGTGATTTTATAGCTTGTATTAATCCTGCACACCCGTATAGAAAAGAGCACCATGACAAGCTGATTGCGAATTTTATAGCTCAGCAGGAAGCGTTAATGAATGGCAAGTCTAAAGAACAGCTTATCGCTGAAGGTTGTTCAGAAGAGCTTATTCCACACAAAACATTTGAAGGTAATAGACCAAGTAATGCGATATTTTTGCAGGAATTATCGCCGAAGACCTTGGGTATGCTTGTTGCTATGTATGAGCATAAGATTTTTACTCAAGGGATAATTTGGCAAGTGCTGAGTTTTGACCAATGGGGTGTTCAATTGGGAAAAGAGTTAGCTGGTGTTATTTTAAAAGATATTGAGTCAGGTAGTCCAAGGTCACATGATCCATCAACAACTGCACTAATTAAAAAATATCTAAAAGATTAGTTGGGGAAAGCTATTTTTGTAAATAAATTGTAAGGGCTGGCATTTTTTATTTTTTATAAAATTAATTGCTTTATTGTTGATTTCTCAAGCTTTAGGCTTTTAGCTTTCAGCTTTTAGCCTTATAATACCTTTATGCATTATATGGGACTTATTAATAGATATCGTGAGTATTTGCCAGTTTCGGCTAGCACTAAGATTATTACATTAAATGAGGGGAATACTCCACTTATTCCAGCTGTTCATATTTCTTCTTTGCTTGGTAAAGGCATAAAAGTGTATTTTAAGTACGAAGGCCTTAATCCAACAGGTTCATTTAAGGACCGTGGAATGACTATGGCTATTACCAAAGCAGTTGAAAAGGGAATGAAGGCAGTTATGTGTGCTTCTACGGGCAACACTTCTGCTTCTGCTTCTGCTTATGCTGCCAGAGCTGGCATTAAGTCTGTTGTAATAATTCCCGAAGGCAAGATTGCCTTAGGTAAGTTAGCTCAAGCGATGATGCATAATGCGCTTGTTATAGAAATTGAGGGTAACTTTGACGATGCGCTTAATACAGTGAAAGAAGTTACAAGTATGTATCCAATCGAGTTGGTTAACTCTATTAATCCTTTTAGAATAGAAGGGCAAAAGACAGCCGCTTTTGAGATTATTGATGCGTTAGGTTTTGCTCCTACGTATCATTCATTACCAGTAGGAAATGCTGGTAATATTACTGCATATTGGAAGGGATATACTGAGTATAGAGATAATAAAAAGGCACGAAGTGTCCCAAAGATGATAGGGTTTCAGGCAGAGGGTTCTTGCCCTATTGTAAAGGGACATATTTTTGATAAACCAGAAACAGTAGCAACAGCTATTCGCATTGGAAATCCAGCAAGTTGGAAACAAGCAGAAACAGCGAGAGATGAGTCTTTTGGGCTTATTGATAGCGTAACTGATGAGGAAATATTGTCAGCGTTTAAATTGTTAGCAGCAACGGAAGGCGTTTTTTGCGAACCAGCTTCTGCAGCATCTGTTGCTGGAATATTAAAAAAGAAAGAGATGTTTAAATCTGGGGACGTTATCGTTTGTACTCTGACTGGTCATGGCTTAAAAGACCCAGACAATGCAATCAAGATGTCTGAAAAAACACATAAAGTATCAAATTCACTTAGTGAAATAGTAAAATTAATAGGGGTGTGAAATGATTATTAAAGAAAAACTGACTCAAATCTTAAAGGAAAACTCCAGATTGGCTAATGCTGATATCGCAAAGATGATTGGTATTTCAGAGAAGGAAGTTGATAGTTTAATCAAAGAACTGGAAGCTGATAAGATTATTTTAAAATACACAGCGGTAATTAATGATGAATTATTAGACAACGGCCAGTCCGTTACTGCTTTTATTGAAGTAAAAGTTACTCCTGAAAGAGACAAAGGTTTTGATAGTTTAGGTGAACGGCTACAAAAATTTTCTGAAGTTAAGTCAGTCTATTTGATGAGTGGAGCATATGATATCCTAGTAGTAGTAGAGGGTAAATCACTGAAAGATATTGCCTCCTTTGTTTCAAAAAAACTTTCTCCAATAGGCAGAATACTTTCCACTGCAACACATTTTCAATTAAAGAAATATAAAGAAAACGGCGTGATTATGGGTACTATTGAATGTGAAGGTTCCAGCCGTTTAAATGTTGCATTCTAGGAGCTATAAATGAAAGAGTTATCTGCCAGACTTAAGCAAGTAAAGCCTTCAGGCATCCGAAAGTTTTTTGATTTAGTTCTTAACAGTAAGGACGTCATTTCTCTTGGTGTTGGCGAGCCTGACTTCCCAACTCCTTGGCACATAACAGAGCAAGGCATTTATCATTTAGAAAAAGGCCATACCTCGTATACTTCCAATATGGGATTATTGGAGTTAAGGAAAGAAATCAGTAATGATTTACAGACACGCTTTTCTGCTGAATATGATCCCAAAGATGAAATAATGATCACCGTTGGTGTGTCAGCTGGGCTTGATTTGACATTTAGAACACTGCTTGACCCTGGAGATGAAATAATAATTCCAGTGCCAAGTTATGTTTGTTATGAGCCATTGGCCTATCTAGCTGGTGGGGTTCCTGTTATTGTAGACACTAGGTCCACTGATTTAATTCTCACAAAAGAGGCAATTGAAAAGCATATTACGCCGAAGACAAAGGCTGTTCTTATTTCTTACCCTAGTAATCCTACAGGTAAAATGATTAACAAAGAACAACTTATGAGCATCATTGAGACATGCAAGAAACATGACCTTTGGCTTATTTCTGATGAGGTTTATGGCGATTTGGTTTATGAGATGGAACCACTTTCTGCTTCTACTTACATTAAAGACAGGTTAATCCTTCTCAATGGTTTCTCCAAAGGATACGCGATGACTGGCTGGAGAATTGGCTATGTGGCTTGTCCTAGAGAAGTTCTTAACGAAATGGTTAAAATACAGCAGTATAACGTTTTATGTGCTCCAATAATGTCGCAATATGCAGCTATTGAAGCATTAAGGAATGGACGTGCGGAGTTAAAAAGAATGAAAAATTCGTATGAGTTAAGACGTAATTATTTTTATGAATCATTAGTTGAAATAGGATTTGATGTGCAAAAACCAGAAGGAGCGTTTTATATGTTTCCCAATGTGAAAAAGTTTGGTCTTAGCGCTGAAGATTTTTCAATGAAACTTTTACAAGAAGGTAGAGTAGCAGTAGTTCCTGGCAATGCCTTTGGAACTATGATTGATGATCATGTGCGTTGTTGTTACGCCTGCAGCTTGGATGAGCTCAAAGAGGCCATTGTCAGAATCAATAAATTTATTAGTACTTTATAGATATTTAAATTAAATCGTTTAAAAATTCCTTTATTGGGCATAACTTAGTTATGGAACTAAAAATAATTTCTATTAATGACGAGGCCTTGGACGTGCAGATTTGTAGGTTATTATATAATTTAATTGCGCGAACCAGTAATCTTGAAAATAAGTATTTGTATATTAGGGGAGTTGCTCCTTCTGAGGCATTATTTGCTGTAAATAAACAAAATGGACAAGTTGATAAGTCTAAAGCAGTAACGAATAGAGGAGATGATGAAACGAGACTTTCTTTTGGCTTGAATGAGATAGGGCAAAAGGGGGTTTCCATGCAAGTACTAGAGGATGTGATTTTAGAAATAGCATATTATGCCAATATGGGTGCACATGTGGAAGCTACAGGCAGCAAAGATGTTTCTTCTGAATTTCAAGGGTATTTTTTAGTTTTTGCAACAGATGAACCACTTGATAGGCATGGCATAAACCCAGCTATGTATGGTAAAAATTGGAGGACTACGGCTGAGCTTCCAGAGGGGATTGAGGATTCATTAGCTTTTATTATTAAGGCTCCGATTAGTGCGGGTCTTTCTTCTTTTCAAGCTTTTGATATCAATCAGAGGGTTAGTATTACCGGCAATGTCGACCAAGATAGTCTTGCGTTTGTTGGTATAAGTTTGAATAAATAAAACTTGAATGAACCTGTGGAGCAAATTCCAAAATACAATTGTTTAGCAAATAGCTATTTGGGGCGGGCAAATAAAACAATGCTTGGGCAAGTGAAGTCGAAGTAAACAAATCAACAAATAAACGTTATAATAAAACACATGAAGTATATAGTTATTATAGGTGATGGGATGTCTGGATGGCCTTCTGACAGTAAAGACGGTAAAACTGCGTTAGAACTAGCAAATATTCCTAATTTAGATTTATTGGCTAGCAAAGGTGAAATAGGTTTAGTGAAAAATACGCCTGATAATTTACCTCCAGGCAGTGATGTTTGTAATTTGTCTGTGTTTGGATATAATCCAGCCAAGTATTATACAGGACGTGCTCCTATTGAAGCAGTTGCCCAAGGCATTGAACTTGGTGATGAAGATACTGTTTTTCGCGCTAATTTAGTTACTATAGAGAATGGCAAAATGAAGGATTTTACGGCTGGCCATATTTCCAATAAAGATGGTAAGGACGCGATTTGTGCGTTGAATAAAATGATAGAACATATCAATAATATGAAGTTTTTTTCTGGCGTAAGTTATCGAAATTTATTGAAGGTTGAAGGTGAAGTTTTTAATATTGAGACTACACCTCCGCACGATATTAGTGGTCAAGGTATTTCTGATTATTTGCCAAAAGGGATGAGTTCTTCGTTAATTAAAGAAATAATGGAAAAAAGTTTGAAAATAATGCCAACAAATATTCAGGCAAATATGGTTTGGTTGTGGGGTCAAGGCACAAAGTTGTCTATTCCAAATTTTGAATCAGTATATGGATTAAAAGGTGGCGTTATCACGGCTGTAGATTTAATTAAAGGTCTTGGTTTTGCTGCTGGGATGGATTATGTTTCGGTTCCAGGTATTACAGGTTTTGTTGATACTAATTATGAAGGTAAAGCAAGGTATGCAATTGAGGCTTTAAAAAATTACGATATTGTTTTTATTCATGTCGAAGCACCTGATGAGGCTGGGCATCTTGGAGATTTGAACTTAAAAATAAAAGCTATTGAGGATTTTGATAACAGGGTAATTGGTACAATTCTGTCAGAAATAGGAGACATAAATTATAAAATACTAATCTTGCCAGACCATTCGACACCAATTGAAATTAAGACACACTCAGCAGATTTAGTCCCATATATTATTTATGACAGCAGTATTAATCAAAAGAATAAGGATGCGGTGTATACAGAAAAGTATGCTCAGGATAATTCTAAGGAAGCAATCATTGGCCATGAGTTAATGGGCCGATTTATTAAATGAGTTTTGTTGTTGCATTATTAAGCCTATCTATAATCGTTTTAGTTCATGAGCTAGGTCATTTTGTGACAGCAAAATCAGCCGGGATTAGTGTTTCTGAGTTTTCTATAGGGATGGGTAAATGTTTTTTTAAAAAAGAAATTAATGGTACCGTGTTTTCTTTACGAATCTTCCCTTTAGGTGGATATGTAAGAATTCCAGCTTTAGAAGACAAAGACAGTAATGTGAAAATTAGTTTTTGGAATAGGTTGAAAATTCTTTTGGCAGGGTCAATTAATAACTTGCTTTTTGCTTGGTTAGTGTTTTTTTTAATATTTTTTGTTACAGGTATCCCTAATAAAGTAACGAATGTAATTGAAACCATCTCGCAGAATGGCCCCGCACGAATGGCAGGACTAATGCAAGGAGACGCTGTTTTATCTATTGATGGCAAAAAGGTTTCCTCAGGGAAAGAAGTCATTAATGCGTTGAGCCGGTACGAGGGGAAAGAAAAAATTATCTTGGTTCAAAGGGGTATGGATGAGCATTCATATAAAGTAACTCCTGTTGAAAAAGCTGGAAGAAGCATCATTGGCATTGTTTTGGCGACAGAAAATAAGGAAAGATTTTCTGTCATAAATTCACTAAAACATTCGTTAGACCAGTGTATTAATATTGTGGTTGTTACCTATAAAGGATTGTGGATGTTGGTTAGTAGAAAAATTGGCGTTGATCAAGTTTATGGACCAGTTGGCATAATTCAGTTAACAAGTCAGGCTACTAGCCAAGGATTTGCTTATTTTTTTAGTTTTCTAGCGATGTTAAGTATTAATTTGGCAGTTATTAATCTATTTCCTTTCCCAGCATTAGATGGGGGCAGGATTGTCGTCTTGTT
This window encodes:
- the thrC gene encoding threonine synthase, coding for MGLINRYREYLPVSASTKIITLNEGNTPLIPAVHISSLLGKGIKVYFKYEGLNPTGSFKDRGMTMAITKAVEKGMKAVMCASTGNTSASASAYAARAGIKSVVIIPEGKIALGKLAQAMMHNALVIEIEGNFDDALNTVKEVTSMYPIELVNSINPFRIEGQKTAAFEIIDALGFAPTYHSLPVGNAGNITAYWKGYTEYRDNKKARSVPKMIGFQAEGSCPIVKGHIFDKPETVATAIRIGNPASWKQAETARDESFGLIDSVTDEEILSAFKLLAATEGVFCEPASAASVAGILKKKEMFKSGDVIVCTLTGHGLKDPDNAIKMSEKTHKVSNSLSEIVKLIGV
- a CDS encoding Lrp/AsnC family transcriptional regulator translates to MIIKEKLTQILKENSRLANADIAKMIGISEKEVDSLIKELEADKIILKYTAVINDELLDNGQSVTAFIEVKVTPERDKGFDSLGERLQKFSEVKSVYLMSGAYDILVVVEGKSLKDIASFVSKKLSPIGRILSTATHFQLKKYKENGVIMGTIECEGSSRLNVAF
- a CDS encoding aminotransferase class I/II-fold pyridoxal phosphate-dependent enzyme, which codes for MKELSARLKQVKPSGIRKFFDLVLNSKDVISLGVGEPDFPTPWHITEQGIYHLEKGHTSYTSNMGLLELRKEISNDLQTRFSAEYDPKDEIMITVGVSAGLDLTFRTLLDPGDEIIIPVPSYVCYEPLAYLAGGVPVIVDTRSTDLILTKEAIEKHITPKTKAVLISYPSNPTGKMINKEQLMSIIETCKKHDLWLISDEVYGDLVYEMEPLSASTYIKDRLILLNGFSKGYAMTGWRIGYVACPREVLNEMVKIQQYNVLCAPIMSQYAAIEALRNGRAELKRMKNSYELRRNYFYESLVEIGFDVQKPEGAFYMFPNVKKFGLSAEDFSMKLLQEGRVAVVPGNAFGTMIDDHVRCCYACSLDELKEAIVRINKFISTL
- a CDS encoding cofactor-independent phosphoglycerate mutase produces the protein MKYIVIIGDGMSGWPSDSKDGKTALELANIPNLDLLASKGEIGLVKNTPDNLPPGSDVCNLSVFGYNPAKYYTGRAPIEAVAQGIELGDEDTVFRANLVTIENGKMKDFTAGHISNKDGKDAICALNKMIEHINNMKFFSGVSYRNLLKVEGEVFNIETTPPHDISGQGISDYLPKGMSSSLIKEIMEKSLKIMPTNIQANMVWLWGQGTKLSIPNFESVYGLKGGVITAVDLIKGLGFAAGMDYVSVPGITGFVDTNYEGKARYAIEALKNYDIVFIHVEAPDEAGHLGDLNLKIKAIEDFDNRVIGTILSEIGDINYKILILPDHSTPIEIKTHSADLVPYIIYDSSINQKNKDAVYTEKYAQDNSKEAIIGHELMGRFIK
- the rseP gene encoding RIP metalloprotease RseP, with amino-acid sequence MSFVVALLSLSIIVLVHELGHFVTAKSAGISVSEFSIGMGKCFFKKEINGTVFSLRIFPLGGYVRIPALEDKDSNVKISFWNRLKILLAGSINNLLFAWLVFFLIFFVTGIPNKVTNVIETISQNGPARMAGLMQGDAVLSIDGKKVSSGKEVINALSRYEGKEKIILVQRGMDEHSYKVTPVEKAGRSIIGIVLATENKERFSVINSLKHSLDQCINIVVVTYKGLWMLVSRKIGVDQVYGPVGIIQLTSQATSQGFAYFFSFLAMLSINLAVINLFPFPALDGGRIVVLFLEFIFGEKITKKLEYKFHFLGFIILIFFVIYISYFDIHKLLLK